A stretch of bacterium DNA encodes these proteins:
- a CDS encoding phage tail protein gives MSTIQSGQQNNYALERASTFLDPVETTSMRYLPSIFHNDMLMQRLLAIYEAPFVDFMRFLETLSYYFDPRMTPSSFLPFLAQWVAMRLNGRWPVERQREVIMRAVELYRWRGTAEGIKLFLELLTGHDCEISQTFNGFRLGMDYSRMGRETLMASGPDRTFIITIHAQVTAEEEILIRQVIEAEKPAHAAYELCLEAGLDLSALPSLGF, from the coding sequence ATGAGCACTATTCAATCAGGCCAACAGAATAACTATGCTTTAGAAAGAGCAAGTACCTTTCTCGATCCTGTCGAGACTACCAGCATGCGTTATCTGCCTTCGATATTTCATAACGACATGCTCATGCAGCGTCTCTTAGCCATCTATGAAGCGCCGTTTGTTGATTTCATGCGTTTCTTGGAGACGCTATCATACTATTTCGACCCACGGATGACGCCGTCGAGTTTCTTGCCGTTTTTGGCGCAATGGGTGGCGATGCGCTTGAATGGGCGTTGGCCTGTGGAGCGTCAACGCGAAGTTATTATGCGCGCAGTCGAGTTATATCGCTGGCGTGGAACCGCTGAAGGAATAAAGCTTTTTTTGGAGCTACTGACCGGTCATGACTGTGAGATTTCGCAGACATTTAATGGGTTTCGATTAGGCATGGACTATTCCCGCATGGGTCGGGAAACGCTCATGGCTTCCGGGCCGGACCGCACATTTATTATCACGATTCATGCGCAAGTCACCGCGGAAGAAGAGATATTGATCCGCCAGGTGATTGAAGCCGAAAAGCCGGCTCATGCCGCTTATGAGCTTTGTCTTGAGGCGGGCCTTGACTTGTCTGCGCTGCCGAGCTTAGGTTTTTAA
- a CDS encoding DUF4159 domain-containing protein gives MRLPNGFELPFMRVKPFNGLMIDEGVWQTDQCYHRDHERLHSLMLHGAGVVQGCEVTQREPNSRAVRVYPGVAIDPEGNVIVIEGEIDLGIQENLEGLFYVVALYQDADIENRFSQLHGGKEFPTRIREGKLVYALLTLPPKPYVELARVQISGPGADVKVTNAKDALRPKPNEIDLRFRVNADPLSKGTIGLWLYSADGKEPAVFEGVRNWVREIEMTSGLRVKFLGLGTEVPEEASLVYVNASEAVKWEAASLKALIKRGGVVFADGAGEAFTKAADALATELGEKLGDVKRGHDLLKTRHLFSDAPEGAAKASVKAGNGLVVSSGDYGTAWQGGSKEKGLSREVIRAALEFGVNVAVYAYTRVNQVI, from the coding sequence ATGAGATTACCAAATGGGTTTGAACTTCCGTTTATGCGGGTTAAGCCGTTTAATGGTTTAATGATCGATGAGGGCGTCTGGCAGACCGACCAGTGCTATCATCGTGATCACGAACGTTTGCACAGTTTGATGTTGCATGGCGCAGGGGTAGTGCAGGGTTGTGAAGTTACGCAACGCGAACCCAATAGTCGAGCTGTGCGGGTGTATCCGGGAGTGGCAATCGATCCCGAAGGCAATGTGATTGTCATCGAAGGTGAAATCGATTTAGGCATCCAGGAGAACCTGGAAGGCCTCTTCTATGTGGTCGCGCTTTATCAAGATGCGGACATTGAAAACCGCTTTAGTCAGTTGCATGGCGGCAAAGAGTTCCCTACACGTATCCGTGAGGGCAAGCTCGTTTATGCATTGTTGACCCTACCGCCTAAACCGTATGTAGAGCTTGCGCGGGTTCAGATTAGTGGTCCTGGGGCCGATGTAAAAGTCACTAATGCCAAAGATGCGCTTCGCCCTAAACCCAACGAAATCGATTTGCGATTTCGTGTCAATGCTGACCCTTTGTCCAAAGGCACGATTGGGCTATGGCTCTATAGCGCAGATGGTAAAGAACCGGCGGTTTTTGAGGGAGTGCGCAATTGGGTGCGTGAGATTGAGATGACCTCTGGTCTTCGGGTTAAATTCCTGGGATTGGGCACTGAAGTGCCTGAGGAAGCCAGCCTTGTCTATGTGAACGCATCAGAAGCTGTCAAATGGGAAGCCGCATCGCTCAAAGCATTAATCAAACGCGGCGGGGTAGTGTTTGCCGATGGGGCAGGGGAAGCTTTTACTAAAGCTGCTGACGCCCTCGCTACTGAGTTGGGCGAAAAGCTCGGCGATGTAAAACGCGGACATGATTTGCTTAAAACCCGTCATCTCTTCTCTGATGCTCCGGAAGGGGCGGCTAAAGCTTCTGTAAAGGCTGGCAACGGGTTGGTAGTAAGTAGCGGAGATTATGGAACAGCCTGGCAGGGAGGCTCGAAAGAAAAAGGGCTTTCCCGAGAGGTCATCCGCGCCGCTTTGGAATTTGGAGTGAACGTAGCAGTATATGCCTATACACGGGTAAATCAAGTTATCTAG